From the genome of Tripterygium wilfordii isolate XIE 37 chromosome 6, ASM1340144v1, whole genome shotgun sequence:
GCCTCTGCAAAATTTGCATGTTTTTGTCATAGCTATTGCACTAATAGTCTAATAGTccttatagaaaaaaaaattgcaccaTTTCTGCTCAATATTAGCAAGAGTTACCTGTTAAAATATCAAGAGCTAACTGTTGAATAAAAATACACTTGTTTATATGTTATACAGAAGTTGTTTTGAACTTTTGATATCTAATTGACTAATTCTAACCCACAATGAATGATATTTTGTGTTATATATGTAGGTGGACGACAAGTACCAATATTCAGTGGAAAGCAAAGACCTTAAGGTTCATGGGTGGATATCCACAGATAAGCGATCAACTGGGTTCTGGCAAATTACACCCAGCAATGAGTACCGATCAGGCGGACCCCTCAAACAAGAGCTTACCTCCCATGTGGGTCCCACATGCCTTACAGTAAgccctcctctttttttttcccttcttctaatcagtttctttcttttggttttcTCTCTTTAATGGCCAAAATGTATATCAATGATTGAGAATGGTGATTATGATCAGGTATTTCTGAGTGGACATTATGTTGGAGATGCTTTGGAAGTAAAAATTGCAGCCAATGAAACATGGAAGAAAGTTTATGGTCctgtttttatatattttaattctGCCTCGACTAGTGATGCCAAATCTCAACTTTGGCAGGATGCTAAAAGACAGGTTTGGTATTCAAAATGCAATTTCTCTTTTAAGCATACACatcatttatttttatgtgaAGACTGACTAGCATTTTTCATTCCTTAGATGAAaactgaagttcaaaattggcccTACTGTTTCCCAGCTTCAGAAGATTTTCCAAAACCAAATCAAAGGGGTAGTGTCACAGGCAGATTGTCCGTCCTGGATAGGTACCTATATGTTTTTAGATTTTATAATATTGTACAGAAGCTAATACACTGATTCTCCTGTTATTCTACTATATTTGGTAAATTTGTTCTAATTTAGTTACTACATCTGTTTACATTTGTTAATAGGACCTCTATACCTGCGAGGGATGCTCACGTTGGCTTAGCACTTCCAGGAACTGCTAGCTCTTGGCAAACGGAAAGCAAGGTGATCAATctcataattttcttttcattctccCTTTATTGTAAGCCATGTTCAATTACTCATATATGTTATACTCTTTACAGGGTTACCAATTCTGGACAAGAACAAATGATGAAGGCTATTTTTCGATCTCTGGTGTTAGGCCTGGTACCTACAATCTTTATGCATGGGTTCCTGGCTTCATTGGAGATTACGTATATGATGTGTTGGTCAATGTAACTGCAGGTCTGAAAATCTTACTTGTATACTTTGTCAACTTTGAATTTCTCACACTGATATATATGTTCACGAACGTTCAATTCATATCAACATAATGTCGTGCAGACTCTCCTGTTAAAGTTGGTAATCTGGTATATGAACCTCCAAAGGATGGCCCAACGTTGTGGGAAATAGGTATCCCTGACAGGTCTGCGGCAGAATTCTTTATTCCTGATCCTAACCCCAAGTATATCAACAAGCTTTATGTCAACGATACTGATAACAAGTTAGTCTTCCTAGCTATTGCTAATTTGAGTAATAAATCATTCTATAAAATCAAGCCTGATATTACTTGCCATATTTTATGCTGTGTGATACTAAACAGCTTCTTCTGCTGCAGGTTTAGGCAATATGGCCTATGGGAAAGATATGCAGAGTTGTATCCAAATGGAGATTTGGTCTACGATGTCAGCTCCAGTGACTATAGAAAAGATTGGTTTTTCGCTCAAGTTACCAGGTTCATCCCTTCAATGCATGCACGTATTATCAAAATTTTCTCGAACACATAGCCAACTTTATATGAATACCAACCTTAAACTTGCTCAAAATgtcaaatagaagaaaaaagagttgTATTTTGCTTTGTTATTGAAATTAGAATGAGATCACTATATGTTTGAGAAAAGAACTTAAAGACTTTTCCATTGGCGATGTCACTGCACTCTGTCCTCGAAGGCAGAGTTTGAAGATAACATCCTTAAGGTGGAGACCAAGAAACTTAGGCACTATGATATGATGTTAAAAGTTCATTACATTGTGTTGGATAAGCAGCCTTGTAGCCCTAATGAAATTAAACGCATCAGGGACGGGTTCCTAATTAGGTTTGCACAGGCATTGATCGCTGACTTTACCTTTGATCCCTCTGTATTACAGGCGTGTTGGTGACAATTTTGAAGCAACTAATTGGCAAATCAAGTTTAGACTTGACCGCGTGCATAGGACCAAAACCTATAAACTAAGAGTGGCACTAGCAAGTGAAAGCCTATCTGATTTGGAGGTACAGAACTACAAACCTGTCATTCTCTTACTTCAGTAACTCCAAACTTTTATATATAGCTGTACTGTGCTGATGGAACTTTTGGTCATGTTAGGTTCGGATTAATAATGAGAACTCATATCGTCCTATGTTTTCTACCGGAGTTATTGGGACGGATAAT
Proteins encoded in this window:
- the LOC120000192 gene encoding probable rhamnogalacturonate lyase C, whose translation is MRIWNLSLDGKLVPLDIDLRYVLLRNSSGFYSYAIFKHSKEWPSSSFGSARLVFKLSKDKFRYMAISDKRQRYMPLPEDRKSDRADSLAYREAVRLVKPKERQFKGEVDDKYQYSVESKDLKVHGWISTDKRSTGFWQITPSNEYRSGGPLKQELTSHVGPTCLTVFLSGHYVGDALEVKIAANETWKKVYGPVFIYFNSASTSDAKSQLWQDAKRQMKTEVQNWPYCFPASEDFPKPNQRGSVTGRLSVLDRTSIPARDAHVGLALPGTASSWQTESKGYQFWTRTNDEGYFSISGVRPGTYNLYAWVPGFIGDYVYDVLVNVTADSPVKVGNLVYEPPKDGPTLWEIGIPDRSAAEFFIPDPNPKYINKLYVNDTDNKFRQYGLWERYAELYPNGDLVYDVSSSDYRKDWFFAQVTRRVGDNFEATNWQIKFRLDRVHRTKTYKLRVALASESLSDLEVRINNENSYRPMFSTGVIGTDNVIARHGIHGLYYLFNFDVPGSPLVAGDNTIFLRQRRGGGPFVGIMYDYIRFEGPPS